A portion of the Stigmatella aurantiaca DW4/3-1 genome contains these proteins:
- a CDS encoding transglycosylase SLT domain-containing protein, with translation MAISPLSNHSQAFRSTQSDTAFSPSPVSSPSIQSGGCTSKSNANPMGDLLKDSFGGGQEKGAQLGQLLEGVKELLSAVQQLTELLQSPEIGGESPAGGAEAAGAPSAAGAPSAAGAGGAGGASAAGGAADAGPAPEGQVGDWIKQAQEALSAAGVPADKMNAQDIATIIQHESSGNPNAINEWDQNAKNGTPSIGLMQTIQPTFDANKLPGHDDIRNPVDNIIAAVRYAVDRYGSVSNVPGVQALKNGGSYVGY, from the coding sequence GTGGCCATCTCCCCCCTGTCCAACCACTCCCAGGCCTTCCGTTCCACGCAGAGCGACACCGCGTTCTCCCCGAGCCCTGTGTCGTCGCCTTCCATCCAGAGCGGCGGGTGCACCTCCAAGTCGAACGCCAACCCCATGGGAGATCTGCTGAAGGACAGCTTCGGGGGCGGTCAGGAGAAGGGGGCCCAACTGGGCCAGCTCCTGGAGGGCGTCAAGGAGCTCCTGTCGGCGGTGCAGCAGCTGACGGAACTGCTCCAGTCCCCTGAGATCGGCGGCGAGTCGCCGGCGGGCGGTGCCGAGGCGGCGGGAGCGCCCAGCGCGGCGGGAGCGCCCAGCGCGGCGGGAGCGGGCGGTGCCGGAGGCGCCAGTGCGGCCGGAGGCGCCGCTGATGCGGGCCCGGCGCCCGAGGGCCAGGTGGGCGATTGGATCAAGCAGGCCCAGGAGGCCCTGAGCGCGGCGGGCGTGCCGGCCGACAAGATGAACGCCCAGGACATCGCGACCATCATCCAGCACGAGTCCAGCGGCAACCCCAACGCCATCAACGAGTGGGACCAGAACGCGAAGAACGGCACCCCGTCCATCGGTCTGATGCAGACCATCCAGCCGACGTTCGACGCGAACAAGCTGCCGGGCCATGACGACATCCGCAACCCGGTGGACAACATCATCGCCGCGGTGCGCTACGCGGTGGACCGCTACGGCTCGGTGTCCAACGTGCCCGGCGTCCAGGCGCTGAAGAACGGCGGCAGCTACGTCGGCTACTGA
- a CDS encoding transporter substrate-binding domain-containing protein produces MAGCIRGPVPPPARPALLAGISGDYPPFSDWKQERPSGFSVALVEAFAADQGLDPSWVRFQWSGLVTDLSAGKFDLADGGITVRPERSVAGRYTVPVLRNGAVLLLRRPVWAPPAPQVSPLTVEAALAEVRALDRPELRVAVNRGGHLERVARSLFRHAQIQTIPDNAVRETLAAGEADAALSNTVEAPRWAEGLAGIELLGPLTRDVVAVYVRPDREELAAQLDAWLMAQEASGALGTLRARYLGPGAGERTALPLPALLAAMAERLALMPLVAAAKQRAGQPVEDTSQEARVRASFRADVAQAARAAGVAPPPDEALDAFCQAQIDAAKLVQQHTPPASEARAYSLETELRPAVARISAKMAALVVRLPPGLEQSAVQEQARDWLGASGLEAPAVERLARTLAALSPRPEAARP; encoded by the coding sequence GTGGCAGGGTGCATCCGGGGGCCTGTCCCTCCCCCTGCGAGGCCCGCGCTTCTGGCGGGGATCAGCGGCGACTATCCCCCGTTCAGCGACTGGAAGCAGGAGCGCCCCAGCGGCTTCTCCGTGGCGCTGGTGGAGGCCTTTGCCGCGGATCAAGGGCTCGATCCTTCCTGGGTGCGTTTCCAGTGGTCCGGTTTGGTGACGGATCTCTCGGCTGGGAAGTTTGATCTGGCCGACGGCGGCATCACCGTGCGCCCTGAGCGCTCCGTGGCCGGGCGCTACACGGTTCCGGTGCTCCGCAATGGCGCCGTGCTCCTGCTCCGCCGCCCGGTCTGGGCCCCGCCTGCCCCCCAGGTTTCGCCGCTGACGGTGGAGGCGGCGCTGGCGGAGGTGCGCGCCCTGGATCGGCCGGAGCTGCGCGTGGCCGTCAACCGGGGCGGTCATCTCGAGCGCGTGGCCCGGAGCCTCTTCCGCCACGCCCAGATCCAGACCATCCCGGACAATGCGGTGCGTGAGACGCTGGCCGCGGGCGAGGCCGACGCGGCGCTCAGCAACACCGTCGAGGCGCCCCGCTGGGCCGAAGGCCTCGCGGGAATCGAGCTGCTGGGCCCGCTGACCCGGGATGTGGTGGCGGTCTACGTTCGTCCTGACCGGGAGGAGCTGGCCGCCCAGCTCGATGCGTGGCTGATGGCGCAAGAGGCGAGCGGCGCGCTCGGGACGCTGCGGGCCCGCTACCTGGGGCCCGGTGCCGGGGAAAGGACCGCCCTCCCCCTGCCGGCGCTCCTGGCGGCCATGGCCGAGCGATTGGCGCTCATGCCGCTGGTCGCCGCGGCCAAGCAGCGCGCTGGCCAGCCCGTGGAGGACACCTCGCAAGAGGCCCGGGTGCGCGCTTCCTTCCGGGCGGACGTGGCCCAGGCGGCGCGGGCCGCGGGCGTTGCGCCCCCACCGGATGAGGCGCTCGACGCGTTCTGCCAGGCGCAGATCGACGCCGCCAAGCTCGTGCAGCAGCACACGCCGCCCGCCTCAGAGGCCCGCGCCTACTCCCTGGAGACGGAACTGCGGCCGGCGGTGGCGCGCATCAGCGCGAAGATGGCCGCGCTCGTGGTGCGCCTGCCTCCGGGGCTGGAGCAATCCGCCGTGCAGGAGCAAGCGCGGGATTGGCTCGGGGCCAGCGGGCTGGAGGCCCCTGCCGTCGAGCGGCTTGCGCGGACCCTCGCGGCGTTGAGTCCTCGTCCGGAGGCGGCGCGTCCCTGA
- a CDS encoding ArsR/SmtB family transcription factor produces MAHGLKHSAPIFAALGDETRLRLVARLCVDGPLSIARLTGGEGVTRQAITKHLHVLAGAGVVRSIRQGRESIWELEPKQLEEARRCLDRISHQWDDALGRLKMLVEEP; encoded by the coding sequence ATGGCGCATGGGCTGAAGCACTCCGCGCCCATCTTTGCCGCGCTCGGGGATGAGACGCGCCTGCGGCTGGTGGCACGCCTCTGTGTGGACGGCCCCTTGTCCATCGCGCGCCTCACCGGGGGAGAAGGCGTCACCCGTCAGGCCATCACCAAACACCTGCACGTGCTCGCCGGGGCGGGCGTGGTCCGGAGCATCCGCCAGGGCCGAGAGAGCATCTGGGAGCTTGAGCCGAAGCAGCTCGAGGAGGCGCGCCGTTGCCTGGATCGGATCTCCCACCAATGGGACGATGCGTTGGGGCGGCTGAAGATGCTCGTGGAGGAACCGTGA
- a CDS encoding endonuclease/exonuclease/phosphatase family protein, producing the protein MSHRPTSLLKRFGTLAGASLAGVVASSAAIASVQSASAPKAAAAANEPLRVVTANLAFRGPDAVRNDWNTIGPEADIVFVQEAKNVRLRDILGDGWVVRQDTSSEDRQGSAVVIRKSAVKSIGELQLVKGTDASDCNSPEGGIMTRWIARVDVQLNNHRWLRAASLHMPPARCQNGLGSPYAVMADNAVAFAKRSEPLLVLGADWNKVVDADPNEIGARTGLKPRGPDTGSRIDGFYVSPAITTNNLHLLPQTGSDHRPVQMTIGVPAP; encoded by the coding sequence ATGAGCCACCGTCCCACGTCCTTGTTGAAACGCTTCGGAACACTCGCGGGTGCTTCGCTCGCCGGGGTGGTGGCCTCCAGTGCGGCGATCGCCAGCGTCCAGAGTGCGAGCGCACCGAAAGCCGCCGCCGCCGCCAACGAGCCCCTGCGCGTGGTGACGGCCAACCTCGCCTTCCGCGGTCCCGACGCGGTCCGCAACGACTGGAACACGATCGGGCCCGAGGCCGACATCGTGTTCGTTCAGGAGGCCAAGAACGTCCGGCTGAGGGACATCCTCGGGGATGGGTGGGTGGTCCGCCAGGACACGTCCTCCGAGGACCGGCAAGGCAGCGCCGTGGTGATCCGCAAGTCGGCGGTCAAGAGCATCGGGGAGCTTCAGCTGGTGAAGGGAACCGATGCCAGTGACTGCAACTCCCCGGAGGGAGGCATCATGACCCGGTGGATTGCCCGGGTCGATGTCCAGCTGAACAACCACCGGTGGCTCCGCGCCGCGTCGCTGCACATGCCCCCGGCACGCTGTCAGAACGGCCTCGGCAGCCCCTATGCCGTCATGGCGGACAATGCCGTGGCCTTCGCGAAGCGCAGCGAGCCCCTGCTCGTCCTGGGCGCGGACTGGAACAAGGTGGTCGACGCCGATCCCAATGAGATTGGTGCCCGCACCGGCCTGAAGCCGCGCGGACCGGACACGGGCTCGCGGATCGACGGCTTCTACGTGTCGCCCGCGATCACCACGAACAACCTGCACCTCCTGCCTCAGACGGGCAGCGACCACCGGCCCGTGCAGATGACGATCGGCGTCCCCGCGCCGTAG
- a CDS encoding DUF1566 domain-containing protein, translating to MEQRPGRRQVLRGVLFFGHERKVGPIFQSHARSSLKGKALPTGPRCVRVVAVLLLSLVACSAQPPEGSVQIAASVQQALSASDVTRVQVTVSAAGMDPFAVELAKSNGTWGGLIGNIPAGPDRSFAAQAFDASGTLRFQGQTSGVTISANQTTAVALMLQEVSPPPPYANEAPLMDALVASTTSVLTGGSLSLTATVHDPNPGDTLTLAWTASGGTFSAATSATTSWTAPAFAGIQTLTLTVTDSQGAAVSVSLAINVLSGASTGNAALGISFNLWPVVSKVSSSLNRLDAGQTTSVSAQASDADGDGLSYQWAASCLGTWTNATSRDASFVPSSVPAGACNNCRLTVTVHDGRGGQTEGSLSLCVTSPAAERFPPLFTTFYQSATSTSPGQTVTLDVAAQDPQGSALTFAWTANVGSLATAQDTARTSRVVWTAPSAVEAGVTPTLTAVVTNAYGLSASKSFSVSGLPTTYPGGTLTSGGLTWLKPQSAPLAWVDAHAYCANLAIAGQTSWRLPTAQELGALGTDKGAAFLAAQGWTLDWLWSMSPHSSGHYVVRMSNITQSWGDMASTSQFFVTCVRGSGEFPATFSAGGMTWTRPDALGRTQAAAAAYCANTEIVGRMGWRLPSESELVALHVSKGSGFLASAGWTLDWLWTSTPYSIGHKVTRDGGVVSWGDGNSAFPMTCVYPGAVSVSGRVH from the coding sequence ATGGAGCAACGCCCCGGGCGCCGTCAGGTGCTCCGGGGCGTTCTCTTTTTTGGCCATGAGCGGAAGGTGGGCCCAATCTTTCAGAGCCACGCTCGTTCATCTCTGAAAGGCAAAGCCTTGCCCACTGGCCCCCGTTGTGTCCGTGTCGTTGCGGTGCTGCTGCTCTCCCTCGTGGCCTGCTCGGCACAACCCCCAGAAGGTTCCGTCCAGATCGCTGCCTCCGTTCAGCAGGCCCTGTCCGCGAGCGACGTCACCCGCGTCCAGGTGACCGTCTCCGCTGCGGGCATGGATCCCTTCGCCGTCGAACTGGCCAAGTCCAACGGCACCTGGGGGGGACTCATCGGCAACATCCCCGCGGGCCCTGACCGCTCTTTTGCCGCCCAGGCCTTCGATGCATCGGGCACCCTTCGTTTTCAGGGGCAGACGTCTGGCGTCACCATCTCCGCCAACCAGACCACCGCCGTCGCGCTCATGCTCCAGGAGGTATCGCCGCCACCGCCTTACGCCAATGAGGCGCCCCTCATGGACGCCCTCGTGGCCTCCACCACCTCGGTCCTGACCGGAGGCTCCCTCTCCCTGACCGCCACGGTGCATGATCCCAACCCTGGCGATACCCTCACCCTGGCGTGGACGGCCTCCGGCGGCACTTTCTCTGCTGCCACCTCGGCCACGACCTCCTGGACGGCACCTGCCTTCGCGGGCATCCAGACCCTCACCCTCACCGTGACGGACTCTCAAGGGGCTGCTGTCTCCGTCTCCCTCGCCATCAACGTCCTCTCGGGCGCCTCCACGGGCAACGCCGCCCTCGGCATCTCCTTCAACCTCTGGCCCGTGGTCTCGAAGGTGTCGTCTTCGCTCAACCGCCTCGATGCCGGACAGACCACCAGCGTCTCCGCCCAGGCCTCCGATGCGGACGGAGATGGGCTTTCCTACCAGTGGGCTGCCTCCTGCCTGGGCACGTGGACGAATGCCACCTCCCGCGACGCCTCCTTCGTCCCGTCCTCGGTGCCGGCGGGGGCATGTAACAACTGCCGGCTCACCGTCACCGTCCACGATGGCCGGGGCGGACAGACGGAGGGCTCCCTCTCCCTGTGCGTCACCTCGCCGGCGGCGGAGCGGTTCCCGCCCCTGTTCACCACCTTCTATCAGTCCGCGACCTCCACCTCGCCGGGCCAGACGGTGACCTTGGACGTCGCCGCCCAGGACCCTCAGGGCAGTGCCCTGACGTTCGCGTGGACGGCCAATGTCGGCTCGCTGGCCACGGCGCAGGACACCGCCCGCACGAGCCGGGTCGTGTGGACGGCCCCTTCCGCCGTGGAGGCGGGAGTCACCCCTACCCTGACCGCGGTGGTGACCAATGCCTACGGGCTCTCGGCCTCGAAGTCATTCTCGGTCTCAGGGCTTCCCACCACTTATCCTGGCGGCACCCTCACGAGTGGCGGGCTGACGTGGCTCAAGCCGCAGTCGGCCCCACTGGCGTGGGTGGACGCCCACGCGTACTGCGCGAACCTGGCCATTGCCGGTCAAACCAGTTGGCGGTTGCCCACGGCACAGGAACTGGGGGCGTTGGGGACCGACAAAGGCGCTGCGTTTCTCGCGGCGCAGGGCTGGACGCTCGACTGGCTCTGGTCCATGAGCCCGCACAGCTCGGGGCACTACGTGGTGCGCATGTCGAACATCACCCAGAGCTGGGGCGACATGGCGAGCACCAGCCAGTTCTTCGTGACGTGTGTCCGGGGCTCCGGCGAGTTTCCGGCCACCTTCTCGGCGGGGGGAATGACCTGGACGCGGCCCGATGCGCTGGGGCGCACGCAGGCGGCGGCGGCGGCGTACTGCGCGAACACGGAGATCGTCGGCCGGATGGGTTGGCGCTTGCCGTCCGAGTCGGAACTGGTGGCCTTGCACGTCTCGAAAGGCAGCGGTTTTCTGGCGAGCGCGGGCTGGACGCTGGATTGGCTTTGGACCTCGACGCCGTATTCCATTGGACACAAGGTGACGCGGGACGGCGGCGTCGTGAGCTGGGGCGATGGGAACAGCGCGTTCCCGATGACCTGCGTGTACCCAGGAGCCGTGTCTGTTTCAGGCAGGGTTCATTGA
- a CDS encoding SRPBCC family protein, whose amino-acid sequence MAASSTDRIEKKILLRAPRARVWRALADAKEFGTWFGVKLEGTFAPGARITGKVLHPDYAHVPFDLTIERMEHERLLSWRAPPHPVEKGKDDSNEPSTLVVFELEDVPGGTMLTVVESGFDGIPLSRRAEAYRGNEEGWTIQMGNIERYVRQAA is encoded by the coding sequence ATGGCCGCTTCAAGCACTGACCGCATCGAGAAGAAGATCCTGCTTCGTGCACCCCGTGCCCGCGTCTGGCGCGCGCTCGCGGATGCGAAGGAGTTCGGCACCTGGTTTGGGGTCAAGCTGGAGGGCACCTTCGCGCCGGGGGCCCGCATCACGGGGAAAGTCCTGCACCCGGACTACGCGCACGTGCCGTTCGATCTCACCATCGAGCGGATGGAGCATGAGCGATTGCTCTCCTGGCGTGCGCCCCCTCACCCGGTCGAGAAGGGCAAGGATGACTCCAACGAGCCCTCGACCCTCGTGGTGTTCGAGCTGGAGGACGTGCCGGGGGGCACGATGCTCACGGTGGTGGAGTCCGGCTTCGATGGGATTCCCCTGTCGCGGCGCGCGGAGGCATACCGGGGGAATGAAGAGGGGTGGACGATCCAGATGGGGAACATCGAGCGGTATGTCCGCCAGGCGGCCTAG
- a CDS encoding cytochrome c oxidase subunit I, which produces MTGLPRDHKVVARWFLWAGLGFLAVGGLLAMLIRWQWAYPGRPVPLVGWALPESGGALTPPTYTGVFTMHGLVMVFFAITPLLIGALGTFVVPLAVGARRMAFPRLSAVGFWVFAAGGGLVLASFGVRLGTAGAGWTSYPPLSTHVFTPGVGQTLVMVGVLCAAVSSFLGALNLLVTVVRCRAKGMTWGRLPLTVWGLFYTSVLNLLFLPVLAAATGLLLLDRLAGTRFFLAGAAEVGGGGDPLLYQHLFWMFGHPEVYILILPGWGMVGDLVSFFSRKPAHGYRGTVRAMGAVTALSGLVYAHHLFTSGLSPLLGRAFMALTLAISLPSAVMFLNWLMTLWQGSVRLTAPMLAALGAMGVFGLGGITGLTLGAVATDIPLHATLWVVGHFHLTMGAASFLATFAGLYFWFPKMFGRMWHEGLAKAHVVASTVLFVCVFGGQLAAGYAGQLRRLYDPYQYTYLKPLLGLNQWTSWAAFALGLAQGLFAVNLVWSLRRGRAATQNPWNVGTLEWTCAPSPPPEDNYPQVPVVLRGPHELSQPEVTAHLGRDWVGQSEPLPDPGPRKESW; this is translated from the coding sequence ATGACGGGGTTGCCCCGGGACCACAAGGTGGTGGCGCGGTGGTTCCTCTGGGCGGGGCTGGGCTTCCTGGCGGTGGGGGGCCTCTTGGCGATGCTCATTCGCTGGCAGTGGGCATACCCGGGGAGGCCGGTGCCCTTGGTGGGCTGGGCGCTGCCGGAGTCGGGCGGAGCGCTCACGCCGCCCACGTACACGGGGGTCTTCACGATGCACGGGTTGGTGATGGTGTTCTTCGCCATCACCCCGTTGCTCATCGGCGCATTGGGGACCTTCGTGGTGCCGCTGGCGGTGGGGGCGCGGAGGATGGCCTTCCCGCGGTTGTCGGCGGTGGGCTTCTGGGTGTTCGCCGCGGGGGGAGGGCTGGTGCTGGCCTCGTTCGGGGTGAGGCTGGGGACGGCGGGGGCGGGGTGGACGTCCTATCCGCCGCTGTCCACGCATGTCTTCACGCCGGGGGTGGGGCAGACGCTGGTGATGGTGGGGGTGTTGTGCGCGGCGGTGTCCTCTTTCCTGGGGGCGCTGAACCTTCTGGTGACGGTGGTGCGGTGCCGGGCGAAGGGGATGACGTGGGGACGGCTGCCGTTGACGGTGTGGGGGCTGTTCTACACGTCGGTGCTGAACCTGCTGTTTCTGCCGGTGCTCGCGGCGGCGACGGGCCTGCTGTTGCTGGACCGGCTGGCGGGGACGCGCTTCTTCCTGGCGGGGGCGGCGGAGGTGGGCGGGGGCGGCGACCCCTTGCTGTACCAGCACCTGTTCTGGATGTTCGGGCACCCCGAGGTTTACATCCTCATCCTGCCGGGCTGGGGGATGGTGGGGGACTTGGTGTCGTTCTTCAGCCGGAAGCCGGCGCACGGGTACCGGGGCACGGTGAGGGCGATGGGCGCGGTGACGGCCCTGTCGGGGCTGGTGTACGCGCACCACCTCTTCACGAGTGGCCTGTCACCGCTCCTGGGGCGGGCCTTCATGGCGCTGACGCTGGCCATCTCGCTGCCGTCGGCGGTGATGTTCCTCAACTGGCTGATGACGTTGTGGCAGGGCAGCGTGCGGCTGACGGCGCCGATGCTGGCGGCGCTCGGGGCGATGGGGGTGTTTGGACTGGGCGGAATCACCGGGCTGACGCTGGGGGCGGTGGCCACGGACATTCCGTTGCACGCGACGTTGTGGGTGGTGGGGCACTTCCACCTGACGATGGGGGCGGCGAGCTTCCTGGCGACGTTCGCGGGGCTGTACTTCTGGTTTCCGAAGATGTTTGGGCGGATGTGGCACGAGGGGCTGGCAAAGGCCCACGTGGTGGCGAGCACGGTGCTGTTCGTCTGCGTGTTCGGCGGGCAGTTGGCGGCGGGGTACGCGGGGCAATTGCGGCGCCTGTATGACCCGTACCAGTACACCTACTTGAAGCCGCTGCTGGGCCTGAACCAGTGGACGAGCTGGGCGGCGTTCGCGCTGGGGCTGGCGCAAGGGCTGTTCGCGGTGAACCTGGTGTGGAGCCTGCGCCGGGGGCGCGCCGCGACGCAGAACCCGTGGAACGTGGGGACGCTGGAGTGGACGTGTGCGCCGAGCCCGCCGCCCGAGGACAACTATCCCCAAGTGCCGGTGGTCCTCCGGGGGCCGCACGAGCTGTCGCAGCCCGAGGTGACCGCGCACCTGGGCCGTGACTGGGTGGGCCAGTCAGAACCCTTGCCGGATCCAGGCCCACGGAAGGAGTCCTGGTGA
- a CDS encoding serine/threonine-protein kinase, whose protein sequence is MDERVPEALPEGTVLGLWKVDGRAGYGTYGAVYQAHRRRRLFSPPVALKLARYPNDLRFEREAELLSRIRHPGVPRLVGRGSWKGGPRGDTHPYVVMQWVEGIRLYDWAKKHPFTSRQALRLLAQVARALEATHAVQGLHRDMKGENVLVSPEGRAFLLDFGCGTWMGAAPLTEGLLAPGTKPYRSPQALRFHWNHRRSFNTHYQATPADDVYALGVTAYRLCTGIYPPLATDPSIVGDDGRDTQEVLVPPSQLKPLAPALERLILRMLSDRPQDRGSAGELAAAMEAVAAAAGAEADVPLDPPSRSSDLPSPPMPEPRRGENGLGVLLAMMMGSLVLMAEHVKWEGLWASPSLWEDGGTQGVADAALEASPTSSVEREPEPSGLSLEMLKEPLPGQRRPPCPRWQVSIRGGCWFEVLQASPPCGESAYDWKGACYSPVLAPPRPNTSDTP, encoded by the coding sequence ATGGACGAACGGGTGCCCGAGGCGCTTCCGGAGGGGACCGTCCTGGGGTTGTGGAAGGTGGACGGACGGGCGGGCTACGGCACGTATGGGGCGGTCTACCAGGCACACCGAAGGAGGCGGCTCTTCTCCCCGCCCGTGGCGCTCAAGCTGGCGCGCTATCCGAACGATTTACGCTTCGAGCGCGAGGCGGAGCTGCTCTCCCGGATTCGGCACCCTGGCGTCCCGCGCCTCGTGGGGCGGGGGAGCTGGAAAGGGGGGCCCCGAGGGGACACCCACCCCTATGTGGTGATGCAGTGGGTGGAAGGCATCCGGTTGTACGACTGGGCGAAGAAGCATCCGTTCACGTCCCGCCAGGCGTTGCGGCTGCTGGCCCAGGTGGCGCGGGCGCTGGAGGCCACCCACGCGGTTCAAGGGCTGCACCGCGATATGAAAGGAGAGAATGTCCTGGTGAGTCCCGAGGGCCGTGCCTTCCTCCTGGACTTCGGGTGTGGCACCTGGATGGGGGCCGCCCCGCTCACCGAGGGGCTCTTGGCCCCTGGCACCAAGCCCTATCGCAGCCCCCAGGCGCTGCGGTTCCACTGGAACCACCGTCGCTCGTTCAACACCCATTACCAGGCCACGCCCGCGGATGACGTGTATGCGTTGGGGGTGACGGCCTACCGCCTGTGCACGGGAATCTATCCACCCCTGGCGACGGACCCCTCCATCGTGGGCGATGATGGGCGCGACACCCAGGAGGTGCTGGTGCCTCCGAGTCAGCTCAAGCCGCTGGCGCCCGCCTTGGAGCGCCTCATTCTCCGCATGCTTTCCGACAGGCCCCAGGACCGAGGCAGTGCCGGCGAGCTGGCCGCGGCCATGGAAGCCGTGGCTGCGGCCGCCGGGGCTGAAGCGGATGTGCCGCTGGACCCGCCGAGCCGTTCCTCGGACCTCCCGAGCCCTCCCATGCCTGAACCGCGTCGCGGGGAGAATGGGCTTGGGGTGCTGCTTGCCATGATGATGGGGAGTCTCGTCTTGATGGCGGAGCATGTGAAGTGGGAGGGGCTCTGGGCGTCTCCTTCTCTGTGGGAGGACGGCGGGACCCAGGGTGTGGCGGACGCAGCCTTGGAAGCCTCTCCAACGTCCAGCGTGGAGCGGGAGCCCGAGCCGAGCGGGCTGAGCCTCGAAATGTTGAAGGAGCCCCTGCCGGGCCAACGCCGTCCGCCGTGCCCGCGCTGGCAGGTCAGCATCCGGGGAGGCTGCTGGTTCGAAGTCCTGCAAGCATCGCCCCCCTGCGGAGAGAGCGCCTACGATTGGAAAGGAGCTTGTTACTCCCCTGTGCTGGCACCACCTCGTCCCAACACCTCGGACACACCCTAG
- a CDS encoding VOC family protein — translation MSKITPCLWFNGQAEEAANFYVSLLPHSRVDRVVRSPADNPSTRAGDVLTVEFTLAGQPYIGLNGGPQFPFTEAVSFSIDCEDQAEVDRLWEVLVQGGGSHGPCGWLKDRYGLSWQIVPRALTKMLRDADREAAGRAMQAMMKMGKIDIAGIERAYKAKPAV, via the coding sequence ATGTCGAAGATTACCCCTTGCCTCTGGTTCAACGGACAGGCCGAAGAGGCCGCGAACTTCTACGTCTCCCTGCTGCCCCACTCCCGGGTGGACAGGGTGGTGCGCTCGCCGGCCGACAATCCGAGCACGCGCGCGGGGGACGTGCTGACGGTCGAGTTCACGCTTGCCGGGCAACCCTACATTGGCCTCAACGGAGGCCCCCAGTTTCCGTTCACCGAAGCCGTCTCCTTCTCCATCGACTGCGAGGACCAAGCGGAAGTGGACCGGCTGTGGGAGGTGCTGGTGCAGGGCGGCGGCTCACACGGGCCGTGCGGTTGGCTCAAGGATCGGTATGGCCTGTCGTGGCAGATCGTTCCACGGGCCCTCACCAAGATGCTGCGTGATGCGGACCGGGAGGCCGCGGGCCGCGCCATGCAGGCGATGATGAAAATGGGCAAGATCGACATCGCAGGCATCGAGCGGGCCTACAAGGCCAAGCCGGCCGTCTAG
- a CDS encoding class I SAM-dependent methyltransferase: MDDGERQRNEAFWAQTVAFWRRYDEMEARLTRPVTERMLALAGLAPGMRVLDIAAGRGEPALPAAHRVGPQGWVLGIDLVEGMLHIARERARREGLNNVEFRAADAESFQAGETLFDVATVRWGLMFMPAPERVLASLHRALKPGGALVIASWADADRVPFASLPRRILERYRDVPLPSSDDRPGIFRHADAARLNALLQQNGFSVEASEEMEAPVVEATQGSVIVAWVREMGGDFVRLVDEMPKPQQLAWEEALASEVEKHRAGEHIVLGGVTRLTLARRT; this comes from the coding sequence ATGGATGACGGCGAGCGGCAGCGGAATGAAGCGTTCTGGGCTCAGACCGTCGCCTTCTGGCGCCGGTACGATGAGATGGAGGCGAGGCTCACCCGTCCCGTGACTGAGCGCATGCTCGCGCTGGCAGGCCTCGCACCCGGAATGCGCGTCCTGGACATCGCCGCCGGCCGGGGCGAGCCCGCACTGCCCGCGGCCCACAGGGTGGGACCCCAAGGATGGGTGTTGGGGATCGACCTCGTGGAGGGGATGCTCCACATCGCCCGGGAACGGGCACGCCGGGAGGGCCTGAACAACGTCGAGTTCCGGGCCGCGGACGCGGAGTCGTTCCAAGCCGGAGAGACCCTTTTTGACGTGGCCACCGTGCGCTGGGGATTGATGTTCATGCCCGCGCCCGAGCGGGTCCTGGCGTCCCTCCACCGCGCACTCAAGCCTGGGGGCGCCCTCGTCATCGCCTCGTGGGCGGACGCGGATCGCGTTCCCTTCGCTTCCCTCCCCCGCCGCATCCTCGAGCGCTACCGGGACGTGCCGCTCCCAAGCTCCGATGATCGGCCCGGGATTTTCCGCCACGCGGACGCCGCCCGTCTGAATGCGCTCCTCCAGCAGAATGGCTTCTCCGTCGAAGCTTCGGAGGAGATGGAGGCCCCCGTGGTGGAAGCCACGCAGGGAAGCGTCATCGTGGCCTGGGTGCGAGAGATGGGTGGGGACTTCGTGAGGCTCGTCGACGAGATGCCCAAGCCCCAGCAGCTCGCCTGGGAGGAGGCGCTCGCCAGCGAGGTGGAGAAGCACCGCGCCGGAGAGCACATCGTGTTGGGAGGGGTCACGCGGCTTACCCTCGCGCGACGCACCTGA
- a CDS encoding iron chaperone produces MNEAERPGMAEQAKTVDAYIAAFPSDVQEILQRVRRAIGDAVPGGEEKIRYGMPAVMLGGRYALHFAGWKKHLGLYPVPALDDELEREIAPYRAAKDSVNFPYTKPIPYSLIERVARSLVARRQTAS; encoded by the coding sequence ATGAACGAGGCGGAGAGACCGGGCATGGCGGAGCAGGCGAAGACAGTCGACGCGTACATCGCGGCGTTCCCCTCGGACGTGCAGGAGATCCTCCAGCGGGTACGGCGCGCCATCGGCGATGCTGTTCCCGGCGGAGAGGAGAAGATCCGCTACGGCATGCCCGCCGTGATGCTCGGCGGCCGCTATGCGCTGCACTTCGCGGGCTGGAAGAAACACCTCGGGCTCTACCCAGTGCCGGCGCTCGACGACGAACTCGAACGGGAGATCGCCCCCTACCGGGCGGCGAAGGACTCGGTGAACTTCCCCTATACCAAGCCGATCCCCTACAGCCTCATCGAGCGGGTCGCCCGGAGCCTCGTCGCGCGGCGGCAGACAGCATCCTGA